The Prosthecochloris marina genome window below encodes:
- a CDS encoding glycosyltransferase family 4 protein, which yields MHLTLFFTYKASLERWQNIGMLEREVALYKNYQAKGIDVSFVTYGKNDHLLFKDRLPGIDILCNEKRLSTKLYTALIPLLHARKLRDTDIIKTNQTPGGLVALRSASLFKKPLLARSGYLHSEFTANRYGKNSRQAIKALNEETRLYTLASRIEITTPAMRQSIVSRLPDAEHKTTVIPNYVDTKIFTPRKTQCDIDLLFIGRLILQKNIFALLEALEGLDFRTVIIGSGPLEQKLKVKANDLGIDVTWKSNVPNHDLPDYLNRSKIFILPSLYEGHPKTLIEAMACGVPIIGADSPGIREIISDGETACLCGTEPESIRRAIKKLAASEPLRNTLSQNSRKFVTANYSIENIFEREHQLLQEILSED from the coding sequence ATGCATCTCACCCTCTTCTTCACTTACAAGGCCTCGCTTGAACGATGGCAGAATATCGGAATGCTCGAGCGTGAAGTCGCACTCTATAAAAACTACCAGGCAAAAGGCATTGATGTAAGTTTCGTTACCTATGGCAAAAACGATCATCTCCTTTTCAAGGACCGACTTCCTGGCATAGATATCCTCTGCAACGAAAAAAGACTTTCAACGAAACTGTATACCGCACTAATACCTCTCCTGCATGCCCGCAAACTCCGCGACACAGATATTATAAAAACGAACCAAACACCTGGCGGTTTAGTCGCATTACGGTCAGCGAGTCTTTTCAAAAAACCGCTGCTTGCCCGAAGCGGATACTTGCATTCCGAATTCACCGCCAACCGATACGGAAAAAATTCACGACAAGCCATCAAAGCACTGAATGAGGAAACCCGGCTTTATACATTGGCCTCTCGAATAGAGATAACAACCCCAGCAATGCGGCAAAGCATCGTATCACGACTGCCCGATGCTGAACACAAGACCACTGTCATCCCGAATTATGTCGACACCAAGATCTTTACCCCAAGAAAAACTCAATGCGATATCGACCTGCTGTTCATAGGCAGACTCATATTGCAGAAAAACATCTTTGCCTTGCTTGAAGCCCTCGAGGGACTTGATTTTCGAACGGTCATCATAGGGAGTGGGCCTTTGGAGCAAAAGCTCAAAGTGAAAGCCAATGATCTCGGGATCGACGTTACCTGGAAAAGCAACGTTCCGAATCACGATCTTCCGGACTATCTCAACAGATCAAAAATATTCATTCTCCCTTCCTTATATGAAGGTCACCCAAAAACGCTTATCGAGGCAATGGCATGCGGGGTTCCAATCATCGGTGCAGATAGTCCAGGAATCAGAGAAATCATAAGTGATGGAGAAACGGCTTGTCTTTGTGGAACGGAACCTGAAAGCATACGAAGAGCTATAAAAAAGCTGGCTGCCTCTGAACCACTTCGCAATACCCTCAGTCAAAACTCAAGAAAATTTGTCACTGCAAATTATTCGATTGAAAACATTTTTGAGAGAGAACACCAATTGTTGCAGGAGATTTTGTCTGAAGACTGA
- a CDS encoding ATP-grasp fold amidoligase family protein, with amino-acid sequence MLSSKKIEWLTHCTKEHLNGFKKEKRIFLKRLHYPLDLRHPKTFNEKIIWKKVYDRNPLLPITADKYRVREYIRHVLGKKQAANILIPLYATSTNPDTIDFRALPESYIIKTNHASQTNIFVQKNGSVDVTDIKDRLKKWLKKPYGLFNHEWSYIDIKPMIIIEKLLTDNANKLPIDFKFFIFHGKCHYIFVYTNRKEKISCSIFDTAWQKQSITWKNSVGPKVEKPDNLAEMIEIAETLSSPFDFVRVDLYSFEDSIYFSELTHYPASGHMEMQPREFDISLGKLWKLERNYWKKKNHLTRQIIKEL; translated from the coding sequence ATGCTCAGTTCAAAAAAAATAGAATGGCTGACACATTGCACAAAAGAACACTTGAACGGCTTTAAAAAAGAAAAACGAATTTTTCTCAAAAGACTTCACTATCCCCTAGACCTTCGTCACCCAAAAACATTCAACGAAAAGATCATATGGAAAAAAGTATATGACAGAAACCCGCTTCTACCGATAACGGCTGACAAGTACAGAGTCAGAGAGTACATCCGTCATGTTCTTGGGAAAAAACAAGCTGCAAATATTCTCATTCCACTCTATGCAACTAGCACCAATCCAGACACAATTGACTTCAGGGCACTTCCAGAAAGTTATATCATAAAAACCAATCACGCTTCGCAGACAAATATATTCGTTCAAAAGAATGGTTCAGTCGATGTAACTGACATAAAAGACCGATTAAAAAAATGGCTTAAAAAACCTTACGGCCTCTTTAATCATGAATGGTCATATATCGATATAAAACCTATGATCATTATAGAAAAACTACTCACCGACAATGCAAACAAACTTCCTATCGATTTCAAGTTTTTCATTTTTCACGGTAAATGCCATTACATCTTTGTTTATACAAACAGAAAAGAAAAAATATCCTGCAGCATCTTTGACACCGCCTGGCAAAAACAGTCTATCACATGGAAAAACTCTGTTGGGCCAAAAGTTGAAAAGCCTGATAATCTTGCAGAAATGATAGAAATAGCTGAAACACTGTCATCACCGTTTGACTTTGTTCGTGTAGACCTCTATTCTTTCGAAGACAGCATATACTTCAGTGAATTAACTCATTACCCCGCATCTGGACATATGGAAATGCAACCAAGAGAATTCGATATAAGTCTTGGAAAATTATGGAAACTGGAACGCAATTACTGGAAAAAGAAAAACCATCTTACTCGACAAATCATAAAAGAATTATAA